From Novosphingobium decolorationis, one genomic window encodes:
- a CDS encoding TetR/AcrR family transcriptional regulator: protein MNTPSDDLDEDFERAGVPRALQSRSRLLRDTLIRISLDIARRRSFDDVGIVEICGQAGCSTGAFYARFPDKLTLFKAVMVKAAAESRPLLETIVRETPFAQILDRLLAEQVRRFDGQDAFFRSAFRVSLVDPEAWEPFRRNARSLASVYLERVRAEPGVVAESIDEGRIRFAFQVMYGVLNNTVSNQPGPYTFADPAFPKLLGIAMRETMGLQLRA from the coding sequence ATGAACACGCCGTCAGACGATCTCGACGAGGACTTCGAACGCGCCGGCGTTCCGCGCGCGCTGCAGTCGCGCAGCCGCCTCCTGCGCGACACCCTGATCCGGATTTCGCTGGATATCGCGCGGCGCCGCTCGTTCGATGATGTCGGCATCGTCGAGATCTGCGGGCAGGCCGGATGTTCCACGGGGGCCTTCTACGCCCGATTCCCCGACAAGCTGACCCTGTTCAAGGCGGTGATGGTCAAGGCGGCGGCCGAATCGCGGCCCTTGCTCGAGACAATCGTGCGCGAGACGCCCTTCGCGCAGATCCTTGATCGGTTGCTGGCCGAACAGGTGCGCCGCTTCGACGGTCAGGACGCTTTCTTCCGTTCCGCGTTCCGGGTCAGCCTGGTCGACCCGGAAGCCTGGGAGCCGTTTCGTCGCAACGCCCGCAGCCTCGCCTCGGTCTATCTCGAACGGGTCCGCGCAGAACCGGGCGTCGTTGCCGAGAGCATCGATGAAGGCCGCATCCGCTTTGCCTTCCAGGTCATGTATGGCGTTCTCAACAATACCGTCAGCAACCAGCCGGGGCCCTACACGTTCGCGGATCCGGCCTTCCCGAAGTTGCTCGGGATCGCGATGCGCGAGACCATGGGCCTGCAGCTGCGCGCCTGA
- a CDS encoding sensor histidine kinase yields MSAEAALPSPAPTPAPTPALRTRLLVAMLGPMVGVAIVLGVIGALIVTDAVRRANDRVLGGALGAIAETVEAERGEVTLDLPAAALGMLENPQRDAVFYRVAVGTKTLTGDPGLPPARPPALDTGDATGAPSYRFATFRGRAIRIAELHRHLPGIAAPISVQIAETLDHRRALGRRLILALVLGEALLIGLAVLLLRPALGWSLRPLARLREAVARRSRRAAPDLSPLDAGPLPRELMPLSRAFDSLLERLDTATAGMRRFTADASHQMRTPLSTLKVQLALARRGDPDALREIADAADRLEHLMTQLLALARAEEAGVEPEREQVDLHEVAVAVINRRIGQAIAGRVELQLDAPDEPVRVWAHRTLVFEMLSNLVDNAIRYGGSGGEVEIAITQEGALSVTDRGPGLAEADMAQLGQRFVRFQPGSGPGGSGLGFAIVRSAAQRVGATIHVEAMAPGLRVTIAFAAPIEVMPQARSA; encoded by the coding sequence ATGTCGGCTGAGGCCGCCTTGCCCAGCCCGGCCCCCACCCCGGCCCCCACCCCGGCCTTGCGCACGCGCCTCCTCGTCGCGATGCTGGGCCCGATGGTGGGCGTTGCCATCGTCCTGGGCGTGATCGGCGCGCTCATCGTCACCGACGCGGTCCGCCGGGCCAACGACCGCGTGCTGGGCGGCGCACTTGGAGCCATCGCCGAAACGGTCGAGGCCGAACGGGGCGAGGTCACGCTCGACCTTCCCGCCGCCGCGCTTGGCATGCTCGAAAACCCGCAGCGCGATGCCGTGTTCTACCGGGTCGCGGTCGGCACGAAGACGCTGACGGGCGACCCGGGACTCCCCCCGGCGCGCCCGCCGGCCCTGGACACGGGCGATGCGACAGGCGCGCCCAGCTACCGCTTCGCCACCTTTCGCGGACGCGCCATCCGCATCGCCGAACTGCACCGGCACCTCCCCGGCATCGCCGCGCCGATCTCGGTCCAGATCGCGGAAACGCTGGACCACCGCCGCGCGCTCGGCCGCCGCCTGATCCTTGCCCTGGTGCTGGGCGAGGCGCTCCTGATCGGCCTTGCCGTCCTGCTCCTGCGCCCGGCGCTCGGCTGGAGCCTGCGCCCGCTCGCGCGGTTGCGTGAGGCCGTCGCGCGGCGCTCGCGCCGGGCCGCGCCCGACCTCTCCCCGCTCGATGCCGGGCCCCTGCCGCGCGAACTGATGCCCCTCTCGCGCGCCTTCGACAGCCTGCTCGAACGCCTCGATACGGCCACGGCGGGCATGCGCCGCTTCACTGCCGACGCCTCGCACCAGATGCGCACGCCCCTCTCCACGCTCAAGGTGCAGCTGGCACTGGCCCGGCGCGGCGATCCCGACGCCCTGCGCGAGATCGCCGATGCCGCCGATCGCCTCGAACACCTGATGACCCAGCTTCTTGCCCTCGCCCGCGCCGAGGAAGCCGGCGTCGAGCCCGAGCGCGAACAGGTGGACCTTCATGAAGTGGCCGTCGCCGTCATCAACCGGCGCATCGGACAGGCCATCGCGGGCCGTGTCGAACTCCAGCTCGACGCCCCCGACGAACCAGTCCGCGTCTGGGCGCACCGAACGCTGGTCTTCGAGATGCTCTCCAATCTTGTCGACAACGCGATCCGCTATGGCGGCAGCGGGGGCGAAGTGGAGATCGCGATCACGCAGGAAGGCGCACTTTCTGTCACCGACCGCGGGCCCGGCCTTGCCGAGGCGGACATGGCGCAGCTTGGCCAGCGCTTCGTGCGCTTTCAGCCCGGCTCAGGTCCCGGTGGCAGCGGGCTGGGCTTTGCCATCGTGCGCTCGGCCGCACAGCGCGTGGGCGCCACGATCCATGTCGAGGCCATGGCGCCCGGCCTTCGTGTCACCATCGCCTTTGCGGCCCCGATCGAGGTGATGCCGCAGGCCCGGAGCGCCTGA